From the genome of bacterium, one region includes:
- the pilM gene encoding pilus assembly protein PilM: MSAFETFFRRHVPPPKFLTMPATGIDVSDHKIRFIKFTEKGNHRKIKYFGEMSVPAGAISDGYINDRETVKKLLVELKEKENVNYVNVSFPEEKAFLFKTQIPKTAGEDISTAVEFRIEENVPISAGDCVFDYMVDESRENHSHVDVGVSVLPKKTVETYISVFKEAGLRPKLFTIEAQAITNAVIPKDEKTAVVVVNLKEDKTGIYIIRDKIVHFTSTVAIGGDAITKALGKNLSISQEEAKRLKDESSFNRDGKNTEMFSSLVDTVSALKDEVGKVLTYWKTHVETHGDGDGNLSKIILCGRDAGIDGFPEYLASALNANVSVGEVWENAFDPSEYVPPISFFDSLDYAAAIGVALEG, from the coding sequence ATGTCCGCTTTTGAAACTTTTTTTAGAAGGCACGTTCCTCCGCCAAAATTTTTGACAATGCCCGCCACCGGCATTGATGTTTCCGACCATAAAATCCGGTTTATAAAATTCACGGAAAAAGGCAACCATCGGAAGATAAAATATTTCGGCGAAATGTCCGTTCCCGCGGGGGCTATTTCTGACGGTTATATAAACGACAGGGAAACCGTTAAAAAACTTCTTGTGGAACTTAAAGAAAAAGAAAACGTAAATTACGTAAACGTTTCCTTTCCGGAAGAGAAGGCATTTCTTTTTAAAACGCAGATTCCAAAAACAGCCGGAGAAGATATTTCCACGGCGGTTGAGTTTAGGATAGAAGAAAACGTTCCTATTTCCGCGGGAGATTGCGTTTTTGATTATATGGTGGACGAAAGCCGGGAAAACCACTCACATGTGGACGTTGGGGTTTCCGTTTTGCCTAAAAAAACAGTGGAGACGTACATTTCTGTTTTTAAGGAGGCGGGACTTAGACCGAAACTTTTCACTATAGAAGCGCAGGCCATCACCAACGCCGTAATTCCAAAAGATGAAAAAACGGCGGTTGTGGTGGTAAACTTGAAAGAAGATAAAACTGGAATATATATAATAAGAGACAAAATTGTGCATTTCACTTCAACTGTCGCGATAGGCGGAGATGCTATCACAAAAGCTCTTGGCAAAAACCTTTCCATTTCTCAAGAGGAAGCCAAGCGTTTGAAAGACGAAAGTAGTTTCAACAGGGATGGTAAAAACACCGAAATGTTTTCGTCTCTTGTGGATACCGTGTCTGCTCTTAAAGACGAGGTCGGCAAAGTTTTGACGTATTGGAAAACTCACGTTGAAACGCATGGGGATGGGGATGGTAATCTGTCAAAGATAATTTTATGTGGCAGAGATGCGGGGATAGACGGTTTCCCTGAGTATTTGGCTTCCGCTCTCAATGCGAATGTTTCAGTCGGGGAAGTGTGGGAAAACGCTTTTGACCCTTCAGAGTATGTTCCGCCCATTTCGTTTTTTGATTCACTTGACTACGCGGCGGCTATCGGGGTGGCTCTTGAGGGGTAA